One window of Camelina sativa cultivar DH55 chromosome 4, Cs, whole genome shotgun sequence genomic DNA carries:
- the LOC104780369 gene encoding serine/threonine-protein phosphatase 6 regulatory subunit 3-like, producing MFWKLTALSAASPVESILDKDDFTLEELLDEEDIIQECRALNSRLINFLRERAQVEQLLRFIVEESPEDADSKRAFKFPFISSEVLTCEIDVILKTLVDEEELMNLLFSFLEPNRSHSVMLAGYFSKVVICLMLRKTVPLMNYVKAHQNVFQQLVDLIGITSIMEVLIRLVGADDHVYPNHLDVMQWLADSNLLEMIVDKLSPTNSLEVHANAAETLCTIAQNAPSPLATKLSSSSFVARIFGHAFGDPQSKSSLVHTLSVCISLLSPRRSVVSSPFMYSFRGQQIFESPISVNPETIATMLPRLGDFVALLNVTSDEKHLPTTYGQLKPPLGSHRLKIVEFIAVLMKTRSEATGKELASSGAIRRVIDLFFEYPYNNALHHQVESIIVSCLESKNDEIVDHLLQECNLIGKILKTEKQPILSGDKQPTLAAAGKQAPRVGNVGHISRISNKLVQLSTNSNQIKTILEENNEWGEWEANTLHDRNAVENVYRWVCGRPTALHDRTRDSDDDEVHDRDYDLAGLANNLNQFRYNMQENNGAAEEQGSNDRDEEDVYFDDESAEVVISSLRLGDEQANNLFTNSNWFTFQGDELGENTGTGAISSEEIMEDVSLNETSGGGDEEDEDCLITESKNPFVDSAAATASTSEAVPVDADIEIDEDVSSDELSPEWVKRGDSSSSTAPDTVDPFPEDDVKMPDVRIPNGSSSSEGDISPRSPPVPSLFGKDVEFVGVEPEGTERAMDQALKEGIVGEAGPMKRNTATASPGKESPDDSMQEYNDTNYWKVDQEVTVVE from the exons ATGTTCTGGAAGTTGACTGCTCTCTCTGCTGCTTCTCCG GTCGAATCCATATTAGACAAGGACGACTTCACTTTGGAAGAACTCTTGGATGAAGAAGATATAATCCAGGAATGCAGAGCTTTGAACAGCCGGCTCATAAATTT TCTGAGAGAAAGAGCTCAAGTGGAACAGTTATTACGTTTTATTGTTGAAGAATCTCCTGAAGATGCTGATAGCAAGCGTGCTTTCAA GTTTCCTTTCATCTCCTCTGAAGTTTTGACCTGTGAAATTGATGTTATTCTTAAGACTTTAGTGGACGAGGAGGAG CTTATGAACCtacttttctcctttttggaACCAAACCGTTCCCACAGTGTGATGCTAGCTGGGTATTTCAGCAAG GTTGTCATATGCCTCATGTTGAGGAAGACAGTCCCGCTGATGAACTATGTAAAA GCCCATCAGAATGTTTTCCAGCAACTGGTTGATTTGATAGGGATTACGTCCATTATGGAG GTTCTAATTCGGTTGGTTGGTGCGGATGATCATGTGTATCCCAACCACCTAGATGTGATGCAATGGTTAGCTGATAGCAATCTGCTTGAAATGATCGTGGATAAGCTTAGCCCAACA AACTCTCTTGAAGTTCATGCAAATGCTGCTGAAACACTCTGCACTATCGCTCAAAATGCACCGTCACCGTTGGCTACCAAACTCTCTAGTTCAAG TTTTGTTGCAAGGATATTTGGTCATGCTTTCGGAGATCCCCAGTCCAAATCTAGCCTTGTCCACACGCTTTCAGTTTGCATTTCGTTGTTGAGCCCAAGAAGATCTGTAGTTTCTTCCCCCTTTATGTATTCATTCAGGGGCCAACAAATCTTCGAGTCTCCAATTTCTGTGAATCCGGAGACGATTGCCACCATGCTGCCTAGACTTG GTGACTTTGTTGCACTTTTGAATGTGACCTCTGATGAAAAACATTTACCTACTACCTATGGGCAGCTAAAGCCTCCTCTTGGCAGTCATCGTCTGAAG ATTGTGGAGTTCATTGCTGTCTTGATGAAAACTCGAAGTGAAGCAACAGGAAAAGAACTAGCCAGCTCAGGAGCTATTAGAAGAGTCATTGATCTGTTCTTTGA GTACCCATATAATAATGCACTGCACCATCAGGTGGAGAGTATAATAGTATCGTGTTTGGAAAGCAAAAACGATGAGATTGTTGACCATCTTCTCCAAGAGTgtaatttgattggaaaaattctcaaaacagagaaacagcCAATTCTTTCTGGTGATAAGCAG CCAACATTAGCTGCTGCTGGAAAGCAAGCTCCAAGGGTGGGAAATGTTGGTCATATCTCAAGAATTTCAAACAAGCTTGTTCAGCTATCAACTAACAGTAACCAGATAAAGACTATACTTGAG GAAAATAACGAATGGGGCGAGTGGGAAGCGAATACGCTGCATGATCGAAATGCAGTTGAGAATGTCTATCGCTGGGTTTGCGG ACGCCCAACTGCATTACATGATAGGACTAGGGACAGTGACGATGATGAAGTTCACGACAGGGATTATGATCTTGCTGGTTTAGCTAATAACTTAAACCAGTTCAGATACAACATGCAAGAGAACAATGGTGCTGCGGAG GAGCAAGGTTCCAATGACAGAGATGAAGAG gatgtttattttgatgacgAATCTGCTGAAGTTGTTATATCATCTCTAAGGCTTGGTGATGAACAGGCGAA caatttatttacaaactcGAACTGGTTCACGTTCCAAGGAGATGAATTGGGCGAAAACACAGGAACAGGAGCAATATCTTCTGAGGAAATAATGGAAGATGTAAGCTTGAATGAAACTTCCGGtggtggagatgaagaagacgaagactgTTTGATTACAGAAAGTAAGAACCCTTTTGTCGACTCAGCTGCAGCCACAGCCTCAACCTCAGAAGCAGTCCCTGTAGACGCCGATATtgagattgatgaagatgtgaGTTCAGATGAATTGTCTCCCGAATGGGTTAAACGTGGTGATTCCTCTTCATCCACTGCACCAGACACAGTAGATCCGTTCCCGGAAGACGACGTGAAGATGCCTGATGTGAGAATCCCAAACGGTTCTTCATCTTCAGAAGGTGATATCAGCCCGAGATCACCTCCTGTGCCTTCATTGTTTGGAAAGGACGTTGAGTTTGTGGGAGTTGAGCCAGAAGGAACTGAAAGGGCAATGGATCAAGCTCTCAAGGAAGGCATAGTGGGAGAAGCAGGGCCAATGAAGAGGAACACCGCAACAGCCTCCCCTGGAAAGGAGAGCCCCGATGATAGTATGCAGGAGTACAACGACACTAACTACTGGAAGGTTGATCAGGAGGTGACTGTAGTTGAATGA
- the LOC104783786 gene encoding uncharacterized protein LOC104783786, giving the protein MATWLWLEDFGFENIFSIIVALTDPLLVALADEAVSCFQCLESTDPPNGLSQIPLSTKYFKNDISIELIHKNRYSAITGIKNFLNTVCSRIFSDILQRVLPSSSSSSSFRSTRLRQPLSIPGFPHPTFGSINVMLDNNLSFIPHGLWGWNANCIATVNDRTLFLTFSRGFPVTHAEVYELFTKEFGENCVESVIMQHDNINAFNNANVNISICQQEQSIFARLILDSVATVDRVLNGEQKRRFGLYGKHIWARKYKNRTNLSN; this is encoded by the coding sequence ATGGCCACATGGCTTTGGCTTGAGGACTTTGGGTTTGAAAACATCTTCTCAATCATCGTGGCTCTCACAGATCCACTCCTTGTGGCTCTTGCTGATGAGGCTGTCTCATGCTTTCAGTGCCTTGAATCTACCGATCCCCCAAATGGCTTAAGTCAAATCCCTCTCAGTACAAAATACTTTAAAAACGACATATCGATCGAACTAATCCACAAGAATCGGTATAGCGCTATCACAGGAATCAAGAACTTCTTGAACACCGTTTGTTCTAGAATCTTCTCTGACATCCTTCAACGAGTTCtcccatcttcttcatcatcatcttccttccGCAGTACAAGACTTCGCCAACCTCTTAGCATTCCTGGGTTCCCTCATCCGACTTTTGGGAGCATCAACGTAATGCTTGACAACAACTTATCTTTCATCCCTCATGGTCTATGGGGATGGAATGCTAACTGCATCGCAACTGTGAATGACCGCACCTTGTTTCTGACGTTTTCTCGTGGGTTTCCAGTAACTCATGCAGAGGTATATGAACTCTTCACTAAGGAATTCGGAGAAAATTGTGTTGAGAGCGTTATCATGCAACACGACAACATAAACGCTTTCAATAATGCAAATGTGAATATCAGCATCTGCCAGCAGGAACAATCAATATTCGCGAGGCTTATCTTGGATTCGGTTGCTACTGTAGATCGCGTACTCAATGGCGAGCAGAAAAGAAGGTTTGGGTTGTACGGGAAACACATTTGGGCTCGTAAGTATAAGAATAGGACAAACCTATCTAATTGA